The DNA segment TTTTCACAGATCTCTTCAATGAAACCACCTTTGCTAAACTCCCTCTGAGTCTAGGCTTCAATCTTCCACTTCCACGGAAGTACTTCACCAAGTACGTCAGCACCCAATGCACACCAGTGACACCAAAACGCTTTATCACTCAAGCACACACAAAGCTCACACGAGCTATACACAATGGCTAACTCCACCACACAAAGCGCCAACTCCAACGCCACCAAACTAAGTCCACATCGGACTCCATCAGACAATGCTTCAGAATGTTCTTCGACACCAAGCAGTAACACACCAAGAAAACATCTTTCTCTCTATTCTCTGAGGCCTGGCTTTCTCAGAAGGCACGTCTCTCTTTATATAGCAGATCAGAACTTGCTCTCCACGTCTTCAACTTGCTCTTCAAGTCTTCCAAATACACTTAAGGTAACTTTCCATTTTTATTAATGGAAAACTTTATCTTCAAGCAAACTCCCTTTTGCTTTATGGAAAACGTCCATATTTCTTCAAGCACATTTTATCTTTCCTTTTCCAAGCTCAGCAAGCCCACGCacatcacaaaacccaaactcATATTTAGCTTCATCTTCATGACACACGTCTGTAGTAGCTCCTGTAGTACTTTGCGAACTGATACAAATCATCTCAGCAGGCTGCATTTTCAGTTGCCCTTTTGACCTCACTAGTTGTTTCACCTGACTCAAACGTAACCCACTTGACATTGCAGTACCTGTCAATTTTCACACTTACCCACATCTTAGCTTTAACTAATTATAATCCCTGTTCGAAACTACGCTAGGCGCTAGTCGAGCGGTGACTCCGGGCCTAGCGAGTTACCGAAAAATCGAGGATTAATTGGGATATACGCGGAGattagtttttattatttttttattacaaatatatgtatatatattagtacATGTAAATATTAGACAAAGGAACAACGTAGGCCAGTGGTACGGGAGTCATGTCTTGCGGTAAGAGGTCTAGGGCTCGATTCTTCTGAGTTTCAACTTTTCTGATGTTTTTAATTGCGcgagacaagaaaaaaaagaatttagaaACCAACTACAGTTGTCCCACATCGACTAATTTTACTCTAAGATGAGTCTTGAGTCTTCTATAAATACAAGGAGAAAGTCTCCAATATTTCCAGGCAACTGGGCCTCTTCCATGGCCCAATAATTTGTCACCAAAGTCCAAAATTTAGTTGAATAAATCGGTTTACGTCTGATTAATCGGTGATTAATCGCTTTTTCTAAGCGATTAATTGTGTTTCCGATTAGTTACAACGATTTGGCTAAAATCGAAGCGTGTCTTCGACGCCGAGCTGCGGCCGCCTAGGCGGCTAGGCGGCCGCGTTTTCGAACAAGGATTATAATAGATCTCTTCCATTTATATCAATATACAATATGAGCTAGTTAGCTTAATCACGTATGCTTTTTTCTTCTGTTGTTTCATTGTTACTTATCTCTACACTCATAGCAGTGGACTTGTTTAGTGTCCTCGCCAGATGTTTCACACGGCTCAGCCGTATTGTCCCAATCAGTTGACCCAATTTCTCCATTGGTATCTCCACACCTGAAAcacaaataaatgataaatattttagttactATAGGTTGTATAACTTCTCATAATTAACTAGATGATGATTGTGAGAGCATCCTTACTTTGATCAGACTCTGCCAACGGGACAGTATTACTGGTTCCGGAATCAGGAGGTGAGGTTAGTGTTGCTTGGCTACCTCCGGTGATTGCTTGGACCTGACAGTCGATGCGATTTATCTCTGCTCTCTGCCTTACGGAGTTGGTAGTTTTTCAGGCGCCGTGCTAAATGCCTTTCCCTTTCATCTTCGCTCAGATACCGTCTTCTTTCTCTGTCTTTGAGACGCCTCCTTTCCCTTTCTTGTTCCTTTCTACTCTTCATCGATTCTGCTCCCTCTACTTCCATTATCTATTTAgacttcaaaatatatttataacaatAAGATGGCTGAGGAGAAACATTTGGCCAGCCGAGTTTTTGCAATCTACAAATGAGaggaaaacaaattttataaaaaatttaaaatatttatcgaATTTATACATTcatatttattgttttagtaCGGTTAAAATGGATCCAAAAATATCAGGTTTATGATATAACTCTATGTTGGGATTAGATTATTTCCAATCTCTCTGGAGCAGACTGCTCACTCTTCGGAAGGACCTCACTTGCCATTGGTCTAAgagatatttgattttattgttaattatagattaaatacaaaataaccagaacatgaacatgaacttttttttaagtttttgtcggAAAATAGCatttaagaaagaaaataaccataataactttttttattttgaaatttttaatttttattttttattttttaaatttgaaacctCATTCCCAAAACTCCATCCCTTAACTCCAAAACCTAAGATTTGATTAGTTAATACTAGAATAAAAATGCATTCTagtgttattttggtcatttttttattaaagactatttttatgacaaaaacttaaaaaatctaTCTTAGCCTCTTAGAGAATTTCTCTGAGCTAAAATAAGACAAGACTATATagagtattattatttttgttaatgaaatgGTTTCCAGTACAATTAATTTCGGACTCGCATACTGAGAAGATATATAATGAAAGTGAGTTAGAACAAACAAAACTAATTTTGTCAAATATATTATAGGGAAAAAAAACTAGTTTAACCCTTATTTATCAATTAATGACTAGTTTaactctaattttattttaattactaATTTGTTTTTCATACCTAATTTACCCCTATTtcctttgttaacaaaaaaagtaattacaaaaatgccattACTGAATTTTCGAAATATTTGCGATTTTGCCATCCACAGACTTATTTTGTCTACGTTTTATGTAGCCacagatttaaatattttttatttcagccacagatttatttaaatatatatagacttAATAATATTTCTACAGACTTGTTATTACAAATCTGACACGTTTGGTcacaaatttattaaatattgacAGATTTACTTTATTTGGCCACAAATTTACTTAATTTGAACAGATTTACGTAagatttgatagatttattttttttatagccATAGATTTACTTGTCTTTGACAGATTTAATTTCgattttattgatttattattcttTAGCCACAGATTTACTTAATTTTGACAGACTTAGTTAAGATTTAATAGATTTATTTATGCTTTGaccacagatttattagaatttgacagatttagttaaaatttgatagatttatttattacttgACCACAGATTTGTTACAGTTTGACAGATTTGTTTAAACGTAAGCCACAGATATATTTATGACTTGgccatagatttttttttaattccccTTAACCGAGTTATTGCAAACCAGATTAAACCATTTAATTCTGAAATTATTTCATATACCAGTAATTTAACTTGATTTAAACCAAAACGTTTCAAACCAACCATAATTTGAATCAAAAGCATGTaaaccaaattttatttaattaaaccaaacctaacttaatttaaaccaaacaaaaagaaaagccCTAATTTAAGAATCACTCTTTTACACGTGATTACCTTGGTCAACGTTAATGGCGTTTTCAGATTGACGTTTcttttcttccttcttcttcttctctcatggcacaaataaaaattgtttgtgGTCATTGGATATTTGGTaaaaacaaatggttatttgGTGTTGACAAAGGAATGAGGAGTAAAGCTATAGCCATAGAAGACAAAACAAGTTATGATGATTTTGTTCATATGGTGATCAAAGAGTATAAGGTTAATGAGCAGATTTATGAGGTGGAATTGAGCTACATGTTTCCGAAGAAGGTTTTGTTGACGTTACCCCAAAACACACCACctatagatattaaaaatcagAGGCAATTCACTGGATTTTTGGAACAGCTGAAAATGGAGGCAATGCAAGTATGTCTCGAACTTAAGGAACGAGTTTTGGAAAAAGACGAGGACAAAAGTGATGATGAAGACGAAGGCTCCATATTTGATTATTGTGATGATTTAGATGGCGCATCTTCAGGTGACGAAGACTTTGCATTGAATGGGATTcatgctgaagaagaagaaaaagaaaaagaagaagaagaagaagaagataaagaagaagaagaagaagaagaggaaaagaagaataaaatttCAACCAGTATGAAAAGTGGTTCCACGTCTGGGAGTGTTCCGGTAAAACGGGGTAATGTTCATGTTAAGCTAGAATTAGATGCACTTAATATAGCTGTTGGACAACGATATGACACAAAAGATGCATTGGAGACTAGGCTGAAGATCTTGTCAGTCCTTCGTCAATTTGATTTCAGAGTAGACAGATCAGCGACAGATATATTAACTATTAAGTGCTGGATAGAAGGATGTACATGGAGAGTAAGAGCTACCCCAGTTGGTAATTCTACTCAGTTTACCATTCGTACACACGTTTCAGAACATTCATGTTCCATTACAGAACGTTCTGCCAGTGCCCGACAAGCGACTCCAGAAATTCTTGCAAGACTATATGTGGACTATGTTGGAGGTGTTGATTCAAAAGTTCTCCCGAAACATGTTGGAGAAGCCTTAAACATGAGATTTGGTGTCAAGGTGCGTTATCTGATATGAcatgtttattatatttttatatttcttttagtACAAAATAATAAGTCTAATATGTTATTGTAAAACATTTTGTAACTAGATGGATTATTGGAAGGCAAGAGACAACAACAACGATTGGAAGGCAAGAGACAACAACGATTGATCCAAAGAAGTTCCTTCTCCATTGTTGCCAACTTCTTATTCATAGGAGCAAGAAGAACACCAATCTTTGTTTCGATTGATGTATCTATATTATCAAGTTTTCCTATCAATGTCTTCATCAAGGTAGAAAGCTGGTTCATTTGAGTTTCTTCCttctacaataaaaaaaaaaattataataaagcATATTACATTTTAGTTAAAACAAATAAGTAGAAGTATAACTCACATTTGACACATCACAGTCTTCCTCAACTCCAACAGTTTTTGTATCATTagccttcttcttttttgaactCTGAACATCAGTCTCGGGAACAGATGTAGGACGCTTCTTCCTTGTAGTAGCTGGAGGTTCTTCATTGACATCCCAAAAGCCACGATCTACACAATTGTGACTGATATCATGAACCAAGTTTgttacatcatcatcatccacgtCGTCATCCCACTGAGGTGTAAGCTCTCCATCTGTTTGTGTGATAAAATTCCTAACACGCACCTATAAAATGATTTGTGTTTCATTATACTTGACTATAAACAAGATATTGGGAAAAACTTAAATGTTAAGAAAGTAAACCTTATCTTCATGACGTTCTTTCTCCTGCCTAAAAAAGTCCTCAAATTTAAATCGCCTACGGGATCCACTCCATGAAAGAAGAGGCAATTCTGCACCACTGATTTTATTCCCGTAAAGCTCTCCTAAGCCCATAACTGACTCATATGCCCAAATCTGTAATATGAAAATGAACCCTCCCATTGTATAAGATTCCTTCGCGCTGTAATCGGCACACTTAACAGAGTATATCAAACTCTGACACGCTACCCGACCCCATGGGTATCTCTGGAAAGCTTCATAATCAAGGACTCTCTTGGCACACTCCAACGGAATATGACGTGAGGGAGCAATCCCATAGACAGCAAGATGAAGAACACATAACAAACCCACCATTGTCCTCTTCTTGAGACTCCAATTTTTGCATCTTTCTAATACCAACTGAAGCTGGACAAAGTTAGGACCAACAACCGGAGAAACCCCCATTTCTTTCCAGAATTCTGTATGATCAACATCACAAATGTCGTCTTTTTGAAACGGTTCGCAGTTCATCCTAGTGATCGCACCAAATTCAATCAAAGAGAGACGAATGGGCTGCCAATCAATCAATGACCATATCTCATAATTCTTCTTAACTCGAATCTGATGAGTTAATAGGTGATGGACAACCTTAGCACACCATGTGAATTTGAGCTCATAAAACCTAGAAAATACACCAATTGCAGACTTCTTTACCGCATCCCATCCATCAAGTCCCACACCTTCTTCTACCATTTGAAAATTTGACAAATAACTATAATAGCTCATACTCCTCTGCTGGCTAGGAGCTTTGCCCTTTTTGTAGAGCAGTCGTGGATAGTTGCGTTTACTGCTAGAAGAATCCATAacctgaaatgaaaaaaaaacgttaGCATGAATATAGAacaatgataaataaataaaaaaaataccatATCTCAGTCAAACAGATTAGTAAAGAAGCAGAGAAATCAAAGAACCACATAACTTACCCGGAAATTAATTAAAGATGTTAGATACTTTGGAGTTTTGGCAGAGAAGATGACAGAGGTTGGTGAAGCAGCGTGGGTTCTCGTCGCCGGAGAGTTTGACTGGGGGAGAAAACAAGGCAGCAAAGTGACGCTCGGCGGATGAAAGGTTTCAAGGCTCGCCGGAGAAACCGAATCTCTTCTCACCGGTAAAATCGATGCTGATTGGGGGAAAAGGTTTAACCTCCGATGAAATTGAATCTGATTGTCTACACGGAAACCCTAGATTTTTTTTCTGGAAAAGTTTTTGATCTTCTACTTGGTTGTTCTTCGACAAAGAAGAATACGATGCAATAGGGAttaattgtttcttttttttgttttaaaatttattaatgaaatatattaaaaatggcAATATTGTAATAAAGAAGAACAATTAAGGTTATTTGGTCTTTAGCCACCTTAACACACATGTGACGATGATGTAGAGTTAGGttagtaattaacaaaaaaagtagAGTTATTCTGagtaattttctctatattatATGCAAGAAGATAGTGCTTCCAAATTACATCAGGCAGACTCACAAAGCAGGGAAGATATTTACCCGGGGATAAAACACTCTTGATGATTTTCCAAGTATATATTgattcaaaaacaaaagaaagaaaatctcCAGAAACTCAGAAAGATGTCTAGTGTTTCAGTTAACACTTTGAAACAAAAAGTGAAATGTGGTGGATGCGCAAAATTGTATTTACAAAGAATATAATCAGATTTAAGTACTAaatctatattaataaagtagaCTAGAAAGTCTTTTCAGGCCTCCACCTCAGCATTCCTATGTCTAAAATTGGACACGTGGCGCATCTCAAAATAATCACTCAAAGTTGTTTTTCGATTTGTTATGTTTTGGGGATCTTTTGGGTTAACAATTAATTCATGAGGTCCTTAGGAAGTTAACATACGGGCCCATTTATCATTAGGGTTTTATTGTTGTTGCAGGTAGGTGAACCGTCGTGTTGCTTGGGATCTCTTCGCCTCTGACGACGCACGGCTATATGTAGCATTCTTCTGTCGTATTTAACCAAACATTTACGTCATTCAGATCACTCCTCCCACTCTCTTTTGCATTTAATCGGCATCACCATCCTCGAAAGTAACCGATAAGTAACCAATTGAAGTTCcgaatatatattagtttttagGCTGCGATGAACATCTTCCCTGCTACTCAGGTATGAAGGTGAATATTAAAGAAATATCAGCGCAAAAGCGTGACTTTACTGAGTCCGGTGAAACTCAACAGCATTCAAGATGACATACAGGATCCGGTTGAGACTCAACAGCAGCTAGGAAAAGTTAAGGACTGTCACTTGATGACCTCCAGCCACCTCAAAACTAAGGAGCTCACAAATGTTCTTCCAAATATCCCAGATATCTCAATGGTAATatgttcttcctcttcttttacACCGTAGAAAACATGTGTGATTTGGCATGTGTCAATGTAATTGATCACTTCCTGACTTTCACAAATCCTGGACCATCTGGAGAAATAATGTGCTTTCTAGAACATGGAAGAACACATACCTCATAAACAGAGACGAGGTGCATAGTTCATTATTTCCTACTGATTTTTTTCGTTCTCTTTGCTTTTTAATTCATCTTCACCAATCACCATCAACTAAACCCAAAATATAACCTGACATCATGAAGTGAATTCAAGTTTGTGAAAAATAGATCTGATGGTAAAGCACTAAAGCTGCTCTGAAAGACTGGAAAAGCTATTGCTCCTCAAGACTACGTTTATATGAAAGTGTGAGACTCTGACTTCTTACTCTTTTGGTTTAATACACATGCAAAAAGGATAAATATACAAAGATGGAACTGAGGTGCATTATTGACtcacttttttttgttaggcTCTGTACCATTATTTCCTGATGCAATATATAACCGCTGACCATTACAGAGCTTCACAACATGTTGGCTGGTGAAGCCAACTAGACAGCAGTTCGTAAGCTAATCTTAAAAGGCTACATGAGAGATTCTAGCAGCCGCAGTCTAGGTTTGCTTTCTCAGTTCAAACCCTACTGTTTTAAGGTTTGTTGGTCGTAAGGCTGCATCACTGATGCCATGGATATATACAGGGAAGAGTTATTGATCCATTGACCGCAATGATAGTGTAGCTAACGTGCTGATCCAACACCAGTGGCGTCCAAAGTTGTTCATCATTGTTTGTAGTTTGCCAGAGACTTGGGATCT comes from the Brassica rapa cultivar Chiifu-401-42 chromosome A01, CAAS_Brap_v3.01, whole genome shotgun sequence genome and includes:
- the LOC103869564 gene encoding uncharacterized protein LOC103869564, yielding MDSSSSKRNYPRLLYKKGKAPSQQRSMSYYSYLSNFQMVEEGVGLDGWDAVKKSAIGVFSRFYELKFTWCAKVVHHLLTHQIRVKKNYEIWSLIDWQPIRLSLIEFGAITRMNCEPFQKDDICDVDHTEFWKEMGVSPVVGPNFVQLQLVLERCKNWSLKKRTMVGLLCVLHLAVYGIAPSRHIPLECAKRVLDYEAFQRYPWGRVACQSLIYSVKCADYSAKESYTMGGFIFILQIWAYESVMGLGELYGNKISGAELPLLSWSGSRRRFKFEDFFRQEKERHEDKVRVRNFITQTDGELTPQWDDDVDDDDVTNLVHDISHNCVDRGFWDVNEEPPATTRKKRPTSVPETDVQSSKKKKANDTKTVGVEEDCDVSNKEETQMNQLSTLMKTLIGKLDNIDTSIETKIGVLLAPMNKKLATMEKELLWINRCCLLPSNRCCCLLPSNNPSSYKMFYNNILDLLFCTKRNIKI